DNA sequence from the Stigmatella aurantiaca genome:
CTTGCCGATGCGCCCGATGGGGTGCACGGCGGCGGCGAACTGGGCCTTGCGCGGGTCGGCCTCGTGGGCACGGCGGTACATATCGGTGTCGATCACCGCCGGGCAGACCGCGTTGATGCGGATGTTCTTCTTGGCGTACTCGACCGCCACCGACTTGGTCAGCCCCAGCACCGCGTGCTTGGAGGCAGCATAGATGCTCATCTTGGGCGCCCCGCCCAGGGCCGCGACGGAGGCGGTATTGACAATCACCCCGCCGCCCTGCGCGAGCATCACCGGAATCTGGTGCTTCATGCACAGCCAGACGCCTTTGACGTTCACGCCCATGATGGCGTCGAACTCCGCCTCGCTGCCGTCGGCCAGCTTGCCCTTCTCGATTTCGATGCCCGCGTTGTTGAAGGCATAGTCGAGGCGCCCATAGGCCGCCACGGTACCCTGGACCAGCGCGTGGACCTCGGCGGCCTGGGTGACATCGCAGCGGATGAAGCGGGCCTCGCCCCCCGCGGCGCGGATCTGCCCGGCGGTGGCCTCGCCCCCGGCCTCATCGATGTCGGAGACCACCACCTTGAGGCCCTCGCGGGCGAAGGCCAGGGCGGTGACGCGGCCAATGCCGGCGGCGGCTCCCGTGACCAGGGCGGTGTGTCCTGAAAGTAGGCGGCTCATAAAGGACTCCTCGTAGAACGACAGGCGTGAGAACGCTCCCGTGGGTTTCGCAATGGTTCGCGTCGGAGGCAAGCCCTATTCCGATGAGAAGGAGGGGGTGCTCATCCAGAACATCTGCCCCGTCGCGGGGCATGAGGCGAAGCAGGAGAACACCGGCTCGACGTACCTCGGGTTCCACACCGAGGATGGCTTCCACCCGGACAAGCCGGACTGCCTCATGGAGGCGCCGGAGGCCAAGTGGGCGCTGGAGTTAGCGCTGCTTCACCGTTGAAGACTTCCGCCGCTCCGCGTTTTCCCGGTCGCCTGGACCACACATTTGCTTGCCGCTGAGCATTGTGTTTTCCATGCAGGGCGCGGGTCATGCGCGCGCCAGTGAGTCAAGACATGAGCCGAGCTTCCACCCTCAGTCCTGCCCTCCCCCGGATCTCCTCGAGCTGGACGGCCGACCTGTCGTTGTTGCTGGTCGCCGTCGTCTGGGGGTCGTCTTACCTGGCCGCGAAGACGGTGCTGGCGTCGGCACCGTTGTATCTCTTCCTGTTCGCGCGCTTCGGGCTGACGGTGGTGCTGATGCTGCCGTTCGTCTGGAAGCACCTGCGCAACTCCACCCGCGAGGAGTGGTTCGTGGGGGGCATCCTGGGGCTGTTCCTCCTGGCGATCTTCTCCCTGGAGACGCGCGGGGTCAGCCTGACCACGGCCACGAACGCCGGGCTCATCATCTCCCTGGCGGTGGTGCTGGTGCCGCTGGTCGAGGGGGCGGCCTTCCGCCGCTTCCCCGGCTGGGGGCTGCTGGGGGCCGTGGGGCTGTCGTTCGCGGGAACGGCGCTGCTGACGGTGCGCGAGGGCTGGAACCTGCAATTCAATGCAGGCGATGTGCTCATCTTCGGGGCGGCCCTGGTGCGCGCGTTCAACATGACCTACACCCAGAAGCTGACCGTGGGCAAAGAGCTCAACTCGCTGGCGCTCACGGTGATTCAGTTCATCGTGGTGACGGTGGGCACGGGCGTGGTCTCGGTGGCGACGCTCGACTCCTCGGCCTTGCGGTTTCCGGTGGATGCGCAGTTCTGGGTTTTGACCCTCTACCTGACGCTGTTTTGCACGCTCTTCGCCTTCTATATCCAGCTCACGATGATTCGCCGCACGTCCCCGTCGCGGGTGGGGCTGCTGATGGGCACCGAGCCCATCTTCGCCGCGCTGTTCGCCATGCAGCTGGGCGGGGAGCAGCTCTCGTGGCAGGGGTGGTTGGGCGGGGCGATCCTCGTCGGGGCGACGTTCTGGGGCCGGAAGGCCGAGGAGCGGCGGAGGGCCCTGACACAGGCGCAGACCTCGCCGGCGTGAAGTTTGAGGCGCTCCATGGGGAATGATTGCGCTCGGATTGCCCGGAGAACTGTCCGGATGGGGGCCGGGCCGGTCTATGGCCAGGAGGTTGTTCTGACCGCGGAGGTCGACCTGGCGGAGATTGTGCGCAGCAAGTACGACTTCGACGTGGCCGGCCATTACTCGCGGCCCGGCATCTTCCAGCTCACCGTGGATGAGAGCCCGCGCTCCGTGGTGGCTCGCAAGGCATAGGCAGGGCGGGCGTCTCAGACCCGTTTGTAGAACAGGGTGGTCCCGGAAGGCTGGCCGTCGGGCATCAGGGCGTAGTCTGGGATGACCCCGACGCGGGTCCACCCGAGCTGGGCATAGAGCTGCTCGGCGGCAGAGCCTGTCACGGTGTCCAGCACGAGCAGCGTCCGGTTCAGCCGGTGGGCCTCCTGTTCCAGCTGTTGCACCAGGGCCTGCGCGATGCCCCGGCGCCGGGCCCGTCTATGGACGAGCAGCTTCTTCACATCCGCCCGGTGCTGCTGGTTGTCGGGCATGTGGAGGTCCATCTGCACGGTGCCCTGGATGCCGGAGCCGTCCCGGGCCACGAGGAGCACGGTGGTGCCGTCCCGCACCGCGCCAAACACCGTCCGCCAGAAGGCCTCGGCGCGCTCCCGGGGCAGCCCGGCCATGAAGCTGACGGACGCGCCCCCTTCGACACAGTCCATCAGGACCTCCGTCAGCGCGGGGACAAGCTCCGCCTCGCCGCTGGCCTGGGCCCGTTCGATTCTGAAGTCCATGGCCGCTATGGTGCGCGGCTCACGCCTTGGCGCGCAATGGTTCCGGAGGCGAGGGCGCGGGCCGTCCAAGGTCCCACGCGCCGTCATGCCAGAAGGATTCGGAGAGGATGTTGTCCACGGGCGGGTCGTAATCCCCGTCTGACAGGGGCAGCTCGAGCGCTTCGGCGAAGGCGAGATCGTAGTCGAGGAAGAGTGCCTGGAGCGCCTGGGGGGCGCTCTGTGGATACACCTCGAAGGGGACCAGCCGGTCGTCCGTGGAGATGGCGAGGAGCTGCCGTGCGAGGACGCGCCCCTGGCCATCCCGGGCATAGAGGACGCGCTTGTTCACATCGAGCACCACGGCCGCGGCCGAGTAGTCACAAGATCCATTCAGCTCCAGGCAGCTTCCCACGTGCGTGCCGAGCCGCAGCGCCTCCAGGGCGTCCTGCTCCAGCGACAGCGTCACCGCCCCAAAGCCCGGTACCTCGCGGCGCAGCACCAGCCCGGTCTGCCACAGCTCTTGGGCGGCATGGGGATGCCGCGCGAGCCATGCCTGGGAGACGGGGTGCCGGAGGATGAAGCCGCGATCTCCCGCGAAGTAACGCGCCAGCAGCCGCCGCAGGGCGCGCCGGTTGTCCTGGAGGAGGCTCACCATCTGCAGGGCATGGCGCACGCGCGGGTCATGCACATCGGCGGGGAGGCTTCCGCGCAGCCGCTCCAGCACCTGCCGCGCCAGCAGTTGAAGGCGCAGCCGGGGGAGTCCCTCCGAGGCCACGCGGAGCGCCCGCGCGAGCTGGCCGGGAGGAAGCGTGCGGCCCTCTGCCAGCGCCAGGCGTGCCTTCCGGGGCAGGGGGCTGTCCACGCCGGGAGCACAATGCTCGCGCAACAGGGCCACCATCCGCGCGGGGGGCAGAGCGAACGGGTTCTCGCGGACCAGGGGATGCTGGGCAAATTCCGCCAGCACCTCCCGCCCCACGGGGCGGTGCAGGGTGCCCAGCAACTGCGCCGTCCGGCCGAGGGTTTCGGGGCACTGCTCCAGGGCCTCCAGCACCCGCTCCGCGCCCTGCGGCACCAGCAGCGCCATTCCCTCGCCCACCAGTGCCGCCAGCGTGGTGCGGGCGCAGCAACGCTCGAAGGCGGTGAGGTTGCGCCCGGGCAAAGCCAGCAGCCGCTGCCGCACCTCGGGCGAGGGATGCCGGATGAGCGGCTCCAGGGCGAAGGAGAGACGGTCTACCTCCTGGAAGGGAGGTCTGCACACACGTCCGGCCAGGGCCAGCACGGTGCCCGCCCGGTGCTCGGGGGCCTCCCAAGGTGGGCTGTCCGAGGCGAATGCCATGGAGGCCATGTGGATACACCGTGCCTGGTGGCTGGGAGGGGTGCGCTGGAGCTGGAGGCTCAGCGGGGGCACGAGGTGCCGGGCCACGGTCCAC
Encoded proteins:
- a CDS encoding SDR family oxidoreductase, translated to MSRLLSGHTALVTGAAAGIGRVTALAFAREGLKVVVSDIDEAGGEATAGQIRAAGGEARFIRCDVTQAAEVHALVQGTVAAYGRLDYAFNNAGIEIEKGKLADGSEAEFDAIMGVNVKGVWLCMKHQIPVMLAQGGGVIVNTASVAALGGAPKMSIYAASKHAVLGLTKSVAVEYAKKNIRINAVCPAVIDTDMYRRAHEADPRKAQFAAAVHPIGRIGKAEEVAAAVIYLCSDGAGFTTGIALPVDGGATAI
- a CDS encoding DMT family transporter, with the translated sequence MSRASTLSPALPRISSSWTADLSLLLVAVVWGSSYLAAKTVLASAPLYLFLFARFGLTVVLMLPFVWKHLRNSTREEWFVGGILGLFLLAIFSLETRGVSLTTATNAGLIISLAVVLVPLVEGAAFRRFPGWGLLGAVGLSFAGTALLTVREGWNLQFNAGDVLIFGAALVRAFNMTYTQKLTVGKELNSLALTVIQFIVVTVGTGVVSVATLDSSALRFPVDAQFWVLTLYLTLFCTLFAFYIQLTMIRRTSPSRVGLLMGTEPIFAALFAMQLGGEQLSWQGWLGGAILVGATFWGRKAEERRRALTQAQTSPA
- a CDS encoding GNAT family N-acetyltransferase; amino-acid sequence: MDFRIERAQASGEAELVPALTEVLMDCVEGGASVSFMAGLPRERAEAFWRTVFGAVRDGTTVLLVARDGSGIQGTVQMDLHMPDNQQHRADVKKLLVHRRARRRGIAQALVQQLEQEAHRLNRTLLVLDTVTGSAAEQLYAQLGWTRVGVIPDYALMPDGQPSGTTLFYKRV